In bacterium, the DNA window CATGAGAACCAGCTCGGCTGTGTTCGAAAGTCTCGACCTTGGGCCCGCCAGGTGTCAAGCGGCACCACGTCGACATGTGTCTCGAGGCCGGAATTAGCGGGTCTGGTATCGTTATGGGTGCTGCAGAGGCTCTGCTCTTTTCGAGCGGATCCCGAAACACGACGGAATCACGACAAGGACCAGGCGGGTTATCGACGGCGATGTAACTGTCTGAAAAAATTAATCATTTTCGCCATCAGACCGAAACGCCGTCACCTCGCCGCGCCCGGTTAGTGCCATCTCGGAGATCTCATCCTCGGTGTAGAAGTAGCGCAGCGACAGGGTGCGCCAGTTCTCGCACCGTGAGCAAGATCCCGCAAATCAATGGATGTACCGCATCCCTCGATCGCGTTGTGTGATGGGCATGAGGGAAGACCATCACACAGCGTGCACGAATGACGCTGTCGCCCGGCGCCGACTACTCGGGTGACCCGGAGATGCCGGGGCGCGGTGTCACTTGTCCGATTGGGGCAGCGTGTCAGGATCGAGTTTTTCGGCGAGGTCTTGCAGCCACCGGGTGTGCTCATCGGCATCGGGCCCCCCGATGTGGGCGACGGCCTGACGATAGTATTGGGCGGCGCGCTTGAAGTCGCCACGCGCTTCGTAGACGTGACCGAGTCGCTCGAGCCCGTCAATGGCCTCGGGAAAACGCTGCATCAGGTCGCGAGCCGCGGCTTCGGCCTCGTCGAGACGGCCGGCGTGGATGAGGTCCACGACGTGGTTGGACACGGTGTCCAAGTCGTCCGCCGGCTTGCCGACAGGGACACGAGCCGACTCGGCCTGGAGTTTGGGTAGACAGCAAAGCTTGTACTTCTTGCCACTTCCGCAGGGGCACGGAGCATTTTTGGAGATTTTCCGAGTCAGGACTCACCCGCCCAGTCGAGTTGGGAGACACTCATGCACCCGGAGAGGTTGCCATGAGTCAATCCATCATACAAGACCCAAAGACCCATGAATTACTGGCGAGTATCGATCGCGAGGTGGCGCAAAGCGCGCGGGACGCGGGCTGCCCGCCCTGCGGTGGCAAGCTCGATCGCTCCAACTACAAACGCAAACCGCGCGGTGTGTCGGGCGCGAGCGAGAAAGCCTATGAAATCCGCGAGAGCTTCTGCTGCCGGATAGAGGGCTGTCGCAAGCGAATGACGCCCAGGTCGGTTCGGTTTCTGGGACGCCGAGTGTATGTCGCAGTGGTCGTGGTGCTGGTGACGGCCATGCAGCAAGGGGTGACCCCAAAACGGGCCGCGCGACTCGAGGCGGAGTTGGGTATCAGTCGGCGGACGCTGCGGCGGTGGCGGTCGTGGTGGCTCGAGAGCTTTCCGTCGGGTGATTTCTGGCAAAGCGCCCGAGGCCGGTTTGCAGTCCGAAGTCCGATCGACGAGTCCCGGCTGCCGGCGTCGCTGCTTGAGCGATTTCCCGGCCCGAACGAGGACGTCCGACTGGTGAAGCTTTTGTGTTTCCTGGCGTGTGTACCGGCGTCGGTGATGGCCTCGTCGAGCGCACAAATCGCGGGCCGATCCGGATCCGCAGAAGATGCCATATTGGCGGGCGGTCAAAGACGCGATACGTAGTCTGCCAGCGACCCACTCGGTGATACTGGGTTCGCCGAGGAGTCAGATGACAAAAACCAACAGACGAGGTCCCGCTCGATGGGGACGGTTTCGCTTTGCGGTCGTGGGCAAACTACTGATTGCCCCGCTGGAACGGGGAGAGCTGCGCGCGGCGCTCTCCGAGCTCGCCGAGCAGTTATGGGAACATCCAATCACGGGCGAACCGACGCGTTTCACGGTGGCGACCCCTTAAACTCTGGTGCCAGATGGTACTACACGGCGCGCAACGCTGAACGCGATCCGGTCAGCGCGCTCGATACCAAGGTGCGCGCGGATCGCGGTCATCATCGCAGTATCAACGAATCGTTGGCTCGGGTCATCAGCCGGCAATACGAAGAGCACTCGTCGTGGAGCTACCAGCTGCACTACGATAACCTGGCCGCGCTGGCTCGGGCGCACCTGGAGCTTCGCCCGATGCCTTCGTATGCCTCGGTGCGTCGCTACATGCAAGCGCGCGGGCTGCTCAAGAAACCGCGTAAGCGCAAGCGAGATCCAACAGAGCCACTTCGCCGAGGCAAGGGTCACTACGAGGTGCGCAGCTATGAGCGCGAGTACGTCAACGCGCTATGGCATCTGGATTTCCATCTCGGCTCCCGAGCGCTCCTCGACCAGAAGGGCCAGTGGTGCCGCCCGCATCTATTCGCCTGTCTGGACGATCGCTCCCGGCTGTGCTGTCATGGTCAGTGGTACTGGGACGAGACCGCCGAGAGTCTCTCACACGGATTCTCGCAGGCAGTGCTCAAACGCGGGATTCCAGGCGAGCTGATGAGCGACTGCGGCTCGGCGATGAAGGCCGCCGAGTTTCGCGAGGGTCTGGCCGACCTGGATATCACGCACGCCATGACGCTGCCCTATTCGCCCCATCAGAACGCCAAAAGCGAGGTGTTCTGGAATCAGGCCGAAGGACGCTTCTTGCCCATGCTCGAGGGATGCCGCGACTTGACCATGACTCGACTCAACGACGCCTTCTGTGCGTGGGTCGAACTCGACTACAATCGCGGGCTCCACAGCGAGATTGGCACCTCGCCCCTCGAGCGATTCCTGTCCGACAAGAACGTCGGTCGCGCAAGTCCGGACAGTGACAGCGTGCGCTGCGCGTTTCGCATGCGCAACGCCCGGCAGCAGCGACGCAGCGACGGCACCGTCAGCATCGCCGGGCAGCGCTTCGAGGTGCCCTCGCGCTATCGCCACCAGAAGACCATCTACGTCCGCTATGCGCGCTGGGACCTGCGAGTCGTGGACATGATAGACGGCCGAACGGATACCGTCCTGTGCCGGCTGTTTCCCGTTGACAAGGCGCAAAACGCCGACGGCCGCCGGCGCGTATTGAAGCCGCTGCCCCAGGACGATGTCAGTCCAGCTGAGCCGCCACCGTCGGGGATGGCGCCGCTCTTGCGCGAACTCATGGCCGAATATTCGGCAACAGGGCTTCCACCGGCCTATTTGCCCAAGGGCGAGCAGCGAGCGAACAACGACCACAAGACAGAGAATGATAAATGAGCGAATTGCGACCGATTACCGGCCGTGCCGTAGATGGTGCGCCATCACTAGAATGAACGTATATCGATCATCACCACAAAGGCTCGACATATGAACAACAAACTACTCACGCGTTACGGGCTCAAATGGAACCCATTCTCACCGGGCATTCCCACCGAGGCCCTGCTCTCGACTCCTCAGATCGAGGATTTCTGCTGGCGAATCGAACACAACCTGGTCCGCGAGGGCGGCTTCTCCCTGATCACCGGTGAACCGGGACTCGGCAAGAGCGTCGCGATGCGGATTCTGGCTCAGCGGCTCGAGAGCGTCCGCGAGGTCACCGTCGGTGCACTCGTCCATCCTCAGAGCAGCTTGAACGACTTCTATCGCGAGATGGGTGATCTCTTCGGCGTCCCGCTGCGACCGAGCAATCGGTGGGGCGGATTTCGCGCGTTGCGCGAGCGCTGGCAGGCCCATATCGCAGGCTCATTGGTGCGCCCCGTGCTGCTGGCTGAACGACAATAGACGAGGCCCAGGAGATGCAGCCCGCAACCTTGAGCGAATTGCGCCTGCTGGCCAGCACTCGATTCGACTCGCGCATCATCTTGTGCGTCGTCCTCGCCGGCGACGAGCGATTGACCGACAAGCTGCGTCGCGACGAGCTTTTGCCGCTGGGAAGCCGAATTCGATGCCGCCTCGCCCTGCCGCCCGCCTCCGGCGACGTCCTTCGCCGCTGCCTGGTGCACCTGTGCCTTCAGCGCCGGCAACCCGCAACTGATGACCTCGGGACTCATCGACACCCTGTGCGAGCATGCCCTGGGCAACTATCGTGTACTCGTCAACATGGCGGCGGAGCTTCTCGACGCCGCCGCCCAGCGAGAGGCGTCGCAACTCGATGAGAAGCTCTACTTCGACGTCTTTTCCCTCCCATCTGAGAAATCTGCCTCGCGTCGCGTCACGGGAAAGCGACGATGAACCCTCTGCCCACCTGTCGTCCTCGAGACATCGACAGTCAAGACCGGCGACACCAATGGCTCGTCCGTTCCCTGTGGGCTCAGCAGGCCGTTGGAATCGTCGGCGGGGAGCCCAAGTGCTACAAGTCCTTCCTCGCCCTGGACGTCGCTGTCTCGGTCGCATCCGGTGCCCCATGCTTGCGTCGCTTCCCGGTAGAAAACTCCGGGCCCGTGCTCCTCTTTGCCGCCGAAGACGCTCTGCCCGTGGTCAAACAGCGACTCCTCGGTATCTCCACGGCCGCCGACGTGGATTTCCAGTCCTTGGATATCCACGTCATCACCAGTCCCTCTTTGCGACTGGACCTCGAGCGTGATCTCGACCGTCTACGCAAGACCGTGGACGTCATTCGCCCGGTGCTCTTAATCCTCGATCCCTTCGTCCGTCTGCACCGCATCGACGAGAACGCCGCCGCCGACGTCGCTCCGCTTCTGGCTGCCCTCCGCCACTTGCAGCGCGCCTTCGGCACCGCTGTGCTCCTCGTCCATCATGCTCGAAAATCCGGCGCTGCTCGCCCTGGGCAGGCCCTACGTGGCTCCTCCGAGCTTCACGCCTGGGGCGACAGCAATCTCTATCTGCGCCGAACTCGGGACCGACTGCTGCTCTCCGTCGAGCAGCGAGCTGCTCCCTCCATTTCGGCCCTCACTCTCGAGCTTCATCAAGATGGTGACGCTCTGGCCCTACGCGTGCTCCCTGATGCCGAGCATTCGGCCGCCTCTGTCCCGGCTCCCAAGCTCACGCCTGCACAACGCATCGAGCAAGCCCTCAGCGACGGCGCCCTCATGAGCCGCCGCCAGCTGCGAGACGCCTGTCGCATCCGCAACGCCACTCTGACCGAGACCTTGAGCCAACTCCTCGCCGCCGGCCGCGTCGTCGAGACCAGCGCAGGTCTCCGCCTGGCCTCGCCCCTTCCGCGTTGACCTGCGGCCCTCATCCAATCCGATTCCATTCCCGCCCTCTATAGGGATTTTGGGAACGGGAACCGGAATCGCCTCTTCACTCCGTCCTCGCTCACCCAAGAGCCTCTACACCTCTGCCCTTCGCTCGCACAACGA includes these proteins:
- a CDS encoding tetratricopeptide repeat protein, with product MDTVSNHVVDLIHAGRLDEAEAAARDLMQRFPEAIDGLERLGHVYEARGDFKRAAQYYRQAVAHIGGPDADEHTRWLQDLAEKLDPDTLPQSDK
- a CDS encoding AAA family ATPase, with translation MNPLPTCRPRDIDSQDRRHQWLVRSLWAQQAVGIVGGEPKCYKSFLALDVAVSVASGAPCLRRFPVENSGPVLLFAAEDALPVVKQRLLGISTAADVDFQSLDIHVITSPSLRLDLERDLDRLRKTVDVIRPVLLILDPFVRLHRIDENAAADVAPLLAALRHLQRAFGTAVLLVHHARKSGAARPGQALRGSSELHAWGDSNLYLRRTRDRLLLSVEQRAAPSISALTLELHQDGDALALRVLPDAEHSAASVPAPKLTPAQRIEQALSDGALMSRRQLRDACRIRNATLTETLSQLLAAGRVVETSAGLRLASPLPR
- a CDS encoding helix-turn-helix domain-containing protein; amino-acid sequence: MSQSIIQDPKTHELLASIDREVAQSARDAGCPPCGGKLDRSNYKRKPRGVSGASEKAYEIRESFCCRIEGCRKRMTPRSVRFLGRRVYVAVVVVLVTAMQQGVTPKRAARLEAELGISRRTLRRWRSWWLESFPSGDFWQSARGRFAVRSPIDESRLPASLLERFPGPNEDVRLVKLLCFLACVPASVMASSSAQIAGRSGSAEDAILAGGQRRDT